The Blastocatellia bacterium genome has a window encoding:
- a CDS encoding carboxypeptidase-like regulatory domain-containing protein gives MTCYSLEKLLQFYQELCADKEAHAIRNHLGRCRRCQRELKWLETVIPLMTTDDSVDPPSWVIQQAVDLFARYGPSPRPGMVSRIIATLVFDTAVQPGLVGVRSLGVATRQCLYRWEGYDIDLSFEPANGTDRVTLTGQILGPSDSFQEVSGVPVQLRRGEEVVAQTVTNHLGEFTFERIAVGVYELKIELQGKEAWITPLEVRALTD, from the coding sequence ATGACGTGCTACAGTCTGGAAAAACTCCTCCAGTTTTATCAGGAGTTATGCGCCGACAAAGAGGCGCACGCTATCCGCAATCATCTCGGTCGCTGCCGACGATGCCAAAGGGAATTAAAGTGGCTGGAAACGGTCATCCCGTTGATGACGACGGATGATTCGGTTGATCCGCCCTCCTGGGTCATCCAGCAGGCTGTTGATCTGTTTGCCCGGTATGGCCCGTCGCCGCGGCCGGGCATGGTGTCGCGGATTATCGCGACGCTTGTGTTCGATACGGCGGTCCAGCCAGGACTTGTCGGGGTGCGCTCGCTCGGCGTGGCGACGCGACAGTGCCTCTACCGGTGGGAAGGCTACGATATTGATCTGTCATTTGAACCGGCCAATGGAACGGACCGGGTCACCCTGACCGGTCAAATCCTCGGACCCTCGGATAGTTTCCAGGAAGTGAGCGGTGTGCCGGTTCAATTGCGACGGGGAGAAGAAGTAGTCGCGCAGACGGTGACGAACCATCTCGGCGAATTCACCTTCGAGCGCATTGCTGTTGGGGTATATGAGCTGAAAATCGAACTCCAGGGAAAGGAGGCATGGATTACGCCGCTTGAAGTCAGGGCGCTTACAGACTAA
- a CDS encoding RNA polymerase sigma factor, whose protein sequence is MKTYARMTDAELVACCLKGDSRAWEALIHRYKRLIFSIPRRYQFTPDEAADVFQSVCLIMLKGLDGLKDHSKLSSWLITTTLRECWKLRRRDPVETTPLEDEEGHPVDLPDESPPLDELVERWEKQHLIRLGMERLPDRCRRLLQMLFYEQDEWSYEQISRELGMPVASIGPTRGRCLQKLRKILEELGFRE, encoded by the coding sequence ATGAAGACCTACGCCCGAATGACGGATGCCGAGCTTGTGGCGTGCTGTTTGAAAGGGGACAGCCGCGCCTGGGAGGCGCTCATTCATCGCTATAAACGGCTGATTTTTTCCATCCCGCGAAGGTATCAGTTCACGCCCGATGAAGCGGCGGATGTCTTTCAGTCGGTGTGCCTCATCATGCTCAAGGGGCTTGACGGCTTGAAGGATCACAGCAAGCTCAGTTCCTGGCTGATCACGACGACGCTCCGCGAATGCTGGAAACTTCGGCGGCGGGATCCTGTGGAAACAACGCCGTTAGAGGATGAGGAAGGACATCCCGTGGATCTTCCTGATGAGAGCCCGCCGCTCGATGAACTGGTCGAACGATGGGAGAAGCAGCATCTGATCCGCCTGGGAATGGAACGGCTTCCCGACCGCTGTCGGCGATTGCTCCAGATGCTTTTCTACGAGCAGGACGAGTGGAGCTACGAACAGATCTCGCGCGAACTGGGCATGCCGGTAGCCAGCATCGGTCCGACCCGCGGCCGCTGCCTGCAAAAACTCAGGAAGATTCTGGAAGAGTTAGGCTTCCGGGAGTGA
- a CDS encoding ABC transporter substrate-binding protein has protein sequence MKHRVRLGIGLWLFLSLLAGTAGCERRSTAPSAPARGGRLVVSQSSGPKTFNPLFATDTDTLAILNCIMSVLVRINRQTGEAEPELAESLSYSPDHTVLTIRLRKGVTFSDGHPLTADDVLFTFEVIYDPALRSSLRDLLDVDGKKIVVEKRDPYTVTLTFPRPVAASERLLDSIHILPRHRLEADYRAGRFASLWDLSTPPDQIVGVGPFRLKEYVPGERTILVRNPHYWKRDPSGQPLPYLDEIILLIVPDRSTRVLKFQQGELDMLSPLTPDEVATLQPQVATNRIRIYDLGPSLISEVMWFNLNPRARSLSPTKLAWFQDTRFRQAVSYAINRQALIDVVFAGKAAPVWGPVPATSRWFNPQVKTYPYDPDRAKALLAEAGFSDRNGDGILEDRQGNRVTFTLMTNAGNAIRERMGLMIQEDLKKVGIGVTFAPIETKTMLERIARGTDYEAGLLAIAAGDTDPSSLRNFLLSSGANHWWNPQQPRPATDWEKRVDELLNEFLTAADQKRRKALFDEVQMILSEQVPFIYLVARDLIVAAKPTVRNLKPGLLQDPLLWNAEELYLE, from the coding sequence ATGAAGCACCGGGTCCGGTTGGGTATCGGCCTGTGGCTTTTTTTGTCGCTTCTTGCGGGGACGGCGGGCTGCGAGCGCCGCTCGACGGCTCCGTCAGCCCCGGCGCGGGGAGGCCGACTGGTTGTCTCTCAGTCCTCGGGGCCAAAAACGTTCAATCCCCTGTTTGCGACCGATACGGATACGCTCGCCATCCTCAACTGCATCATGTCGGTGCTCGTGCGCATCAACCGGCAGACGGGGGAGGCCGAACCCGAACTGGCGGAATCTCTGAGCTATTCGCCGGACCACACGGTCCTGACGATTCGATTGCGTAAGGGGGTTACCTTTTCTGACGGCCATCCGTTGACGGCGGATGACGTTCTGTTCACGTTTGAGGTGATATACGATCCGGCGCTGAGGAGTTCCCTCCGCGATTTACTGGATGTGGACGGGAAAAAGATCGTCGTCGAGAAACGCGATCCCTACACGGTGACTCTTACTTTTCCCCGACCGGTAGCGGCGAGCGAGCGGTTGCTCGATTCGATTCACATTTTGCCCCGCCATCGGCTGGAGGCCGATTACCGCGCAGGGCGATTTGCTTCGCTCTGGGATCTTTCAACACCGCCGGATCAGATCGTTGGGGTGGGACCGTTTCGGCTCAAGGAATATGTGCCCGGCGAAAGGACCATTCTCGTGCGCAATCCCCATTACTGGAAGCGAGACCCCAGTGGTCAACCTCTTCCCTATCTGGATGAGATCATTTTGCTCATTGTGCCGGATCGGAGCACGCGAGTACTGAAGTTCCAGCAGGGGGAACTCGACATGCTCTCACCGCTGACCCCTGACGAAGTGGCGACGCTTCAACCCCAGGTGGCGACGAATCGGATTCGCATTTACGATCTCGGTCCCAGCCTCATCTCGGAAGTGATGTGGTTTAATTTGAATCCTCGCGCGCGCTCACTGAGCCCGACCAAGCTCGCCTGGTTCCAGGACACAAGATTTCGTCAAGCCGTCTCCTATGCGATCAACCGTCAAGCCCTCATTGACGTGGTGTTCGCCGGAAAGGCTGCGCCCGTATGGGGACCGGTCCCGGCAACGAGTCGGTGGTTTAATCCTCAGGTGAAAACCTATCCGTATGATCCCGATCGCGCGAAGGCACTGCTGGCGGAAGCGGGATTTAGCGACCGCAACGGCGATGGCATCCTGGAGGATCGGCAGGGGAACCGGGTGACCTTCACGTTGATGACCAATGCCGGAAATGCCATTCGGGAACGGATGGGCTTGATGATCCAGGAGGACCTGAAAAAAGTAGGCATCGGCGTCACTTTCGCGCCCATCGAAACGAAGACGATGCTCGAACGGATCGCGCGGGGAACGGATTACGAAGCGGGGTTGCTGGCGATTGCGGCGGGCGATACCGATCCTTCGTCGCTCAGGAATTTTTTGCTCAGCAGCGGGGCCAATCACTGGTGGAATCCTCAGCAACCCCGGCCCGCCACTGATTGGGAGAAGCGGGTGGACGAGCTGCTCAACGAGTTTCTGACCGCGGCTGACCAGAAGCGACGAAAGGCCTTGTTCGATGAGGTGCAGATGATTTTGAGCGAGCAGGTCCCGTTCATCTACCTGGTGGCCCGTGACCTCATCGTCGCCGCCAAACCGACGGTGAGAAACCTCAAACCCGGCCTGCTCCAGGATCCACTGCTGTGGAATGCGGAGGAACTTTATCTGGAATGA
- a CDS encoding ABC transporter permease, with protein MVRLFIRRLAQAVPLVLAISMVTFVAVHLAPGDPLTGLLENPHISPETVEAIRHRLGLDLPLSRRYLRWLSHALQGDFGYSIEYLTPISALLPTRILNTLILSLTASGIAWAVGVPLGIIAAVGQNRWIGRAHTLFVTLALATPRIFLALLALGLAATTGWFPIGGMRAVAGEAADWMSRTADLLHHLVLPALVLSLSPMAMISGHLRAALSEVVSLDFIRTARAKGLPRRVILRNHALRNALGPLLMLLGYSIGNLLSGSAVVETVMAWPGIGRLTVEAVFARDSDLILATVVLASVLLIVGNLIADVVLLTVDPRVRIRA; from the coding sequence ATGGTTCGCCTTTTTATTCGACGACTGGCCCAAGCCGTACCACTTGTGCTCGCCATCTCGATGGTGACGTTTGTGGCCGTCCATCTGGCTCCCGGCGATCCCCTGACGGGGCTCCTGGAGAATCCCCATATCTCCCCGGAGACGGTAGAGGCAATTCGTCACCGGCTCGGACTGGATTTGCCCCTGTCAAGGCGCTACCTTCGCTGGCTGTCTCACGCCCTCCAGGGGGACTTCGGTTACTCGATTGAATATCTGACGCCGATTTCCGCCCTGCTGCCAACACGAATACTCAACACGCTGATCCTGTCCCTCACGGCCAGCGGCATCGCCTGGGCAGTGGGAGTCCCCCTGGGGATCATCGCCGCCGTCGGACAGAACCGGTGGATAGGACGCGCTCACACCCTCTTTGTCACGCTGGCGCTGGCGACGCCGCGAATCTTTCTGGCGCTTCTGGCGCTCGGGCTGGCCGCCACAACCGGCTGGTTCCCCATCGGCGGCATGCGTGCGGTCGCCGGCGAGGCCGCTGACTGGATGTCCCGGACAGCCGACCTTCTCCACCATCTTGTTCTTCCCGCGCTGGTGCTGAGTCTCTCACCCATGGCGATGATTTCCGGTCATCTACGGGCGGCGCTATCTGAGGTCGTGTCCCTTGACTTCATCCGCACGGCTCGAGCCAAGGGGCTCCCCCGGCGCGTCATCCTCAGGAATCATGCTCTGCGAAATGCGCTCGGCCCACTCCTGATGCTCCTGGGCTATTCGATCGGGAATTTGCTCAGCGGGTCGGCCGTCGTGGAAACGGTGATGGCATGGCCAGGGATAGGTCGCCTGACGGTTGAAGCCGTTTTCGCCCGTGATAGCGATTTGATCCTGGCGACGGTTGTGCTCGCGTCGGTGCTGCTGATTGTGGGAAATTTGATCGCCGATGTGGTGCTATTGACCGTGGATCCGCGCGTGCGCATTCGCGCCTGA
- a CDS encoding ABC transporter permease: MSSALTNPVRSTPRPTHVGRIWSDKPLRWLFGAIAALSLVALLAGFIAPYDHRSQDRTAIKAPPTRLHFIDAEGRFHLRPFIYRSRLVDRTTWRYEEDTRWRYPLVFFVRGDRVELFPGVTTSLHLFGVGEAEPLTSAQREIHPLQMPTGSRGESPLATPEHPPLPPRLYLLGADHLGRDVFSRLLFGCRPSLIIALASGLGALIIGLVLGCLAGYYGGVVDALLMRLNELIESIPVIFFIFALRSALPLELSPDTALGMLVVIFVAISWTTVARITRGAVLSLAGQEFLLAARAVGASEGRILRCYILPHALTPALTQATLTVPAFLLAEATLSFLGVGISEPEPSWGNMLAAARDLSVLTAQPWMLSSGLALAATVALFIVTGHALRRALDPQRQTSAPEWL, encoded by the coding sequence ATGTCATCCGCTCTCACCAACCCGGTCCGGTCAACCCCACGGCCAACGCACGTCGGGCGCATCTGGTCCGACAAGCCTCTCCGATGGCTCTTCGGCGCGATCGCGGCACTTTCTCTTGTGGCTCTCCTGGCAGGGTTCATCGCCCCTTACGATCATCGCAGCCAGGATCGCACGGCCATTAAAGCTCCACCGACTCGCTTGCACTTCATTGATGCCGAAGGCCGATTCCATCTGCGCCCGTTTATCTATCGGTCCCGGCTGGTGGATCGAACCACCTGGCGTTATGAGGAGGATACTCGATGGCGCTATCCGCTGGTTTTCTTCGTTCGAGGGGATCGCGTTGAGCTATTTCCGGGAGTGACGACCTCGCTACACCTGTTCGGCGTCGGCGAAGCAGAGCCCCTCACGTCGGCTCAACGAGAAATTCACCCACTCCAGATGCCGACGGGATCCAGAGGTGAGAGCCCGCTGGCCACGCCGGAGCATCCCCCTTTGCCGCCGCGACTCTACCTGCTGGGTGCTGACCACCTTGGTCGAGACGTTTTCTCACGCCTGCTTTTTGGTTGCCGACCGTCTCTTATCATTGCTCTGGCCAGCGGATTGGGAGCATTGATCATCGGGTTGGTGCTGGGGTGCCTGGCCGGGTATTACGGAGGAGTGGTGGATGCTCTCTTGATGCGTCTGAATGAGCTGATCGAGTCCATCCCGGTGATTTTCTTCATCTTTGCCCTGCGGTCAGCTCTTCCTCTGGAACTGTCGCCGGACACGGCCCTGGGCATGCTCGTCGTCATCTTCGTTGCCATCAGTTGGACGACTGTCGCTCGCATCACGCGTGGGGCAGTCCTGTCGCTCGCCGGCCAGGAATTCCTTCTGGCAGCGCGTGCCGTAGGCGCCAGTGAAGGGCGCATTCTCCGTTGCTACATCCTGCCCCATGCCCTGACCCCCGCACTCACTCAAGCGACATTGACGGTTCCGGCCTTTCTTCTGGCCGAAGCCACTCTGTCCTTTCTGGGCGTGGGCATCTCAGAACCCGAACCGAGTTGGGGAAACATGCTAGCGGCGGCACGCGATCTGTCGGTGCTGACGGCTCAGCCGTGGATGCTCAGTTCCGGTCTCGCCCTTGCGGCAACCGTCGCTTTGTTCATCGTCACGGGACATGCGCTCCGTCGCGCCCTTGATCCCCAGCGCCAGACGTCAGCTCCCGAATGGCTGTAA
- a CDS encoding Tad domain-containing protein yields the protein MAQADQKRTRRDRGSILVLVTAGVVVFIGATALAVDVGYLYVVRNQLQNAVDAAALAGAQGLLVDPTNHTPDGQATRWAIEYAARNRADGVPVQLSPEEITFPRANVIRVQKVQLVRTFFATIFGLRRVPVSVQSAAVATPASGGSGGWRPFAPPDQFAHGSQCVTPTDEDHGPYNPDIHTWNGIPARDYYKSPYDPEFENWDLSGFRDCSLGNPTGFITPRDEDGRMIELKTDRPAFPGNFYPVSLGARGADTYRHNIAYGWNGMLRVGDVIDTEPGNMAGPTIQGVTQLIAQDPTAHLVRVNGNWVVKSTQYADNESPRIVPIPLISPVEAGAGRTSFRIVNIGSFFIIGTRGKSVIGYFIHRRLPQATAASPPQYGRGEPSGASGRFLGTVQLTDPAQY from the coding sequence ATGGCTCAGGCTGACCAAAAGAGGACGCGGCGTGATCGAGGAAGCATTCTCGTCCTCGTCACCGCCGGAGTTGTCGTCTTTATCGGTGCCACTGCCCTCGCCGTTGACGTGGGTTATCTCTACGTTGTGCGGAATCAGTTGCAGAATGCTGTTGATGCAGCAGCCCTGGCTGGAGCGCAAGGACTTCTGGTTGATCCGACAAACCACACACCCGACGGCCAGGCCACGCGCTGGGCCATCGAATATGCGGCGAGGAATCGAGCCGACGGCGTCCCCGTTCAACTCTCGCCGGAAGAGATCACATTTCCCCGGGCCAATGTCATCCGGGTGCAAAAGGTTCAGCTCGTGAGAACATTTTTCGCCACGATCTTTGGTCTCCGCCGCGTCCCTGTGAGCGTGCAGTCGGCAGCCGTCGCCACTCCGGCCAGCGGAGGCAGCGGGGGATGGAGGCCCTTTGCGCCACCCGATCAGTTCGCCCATGGGAGTCAGTGTGTAACGCCGACGGATGAGGATCACGGGCCATACAATCCTGACATCCACACATGGAACGGCATTCCGGCACGAGATTACTATAAGTCACCCTACGACCCCGAGTTCGAGAACTGGGATCTCAGCGGATTCCGCGATTGTTCTCTGGGCAATCCCACGGGATTCATCACTCCCCGGGATGAGGATGGACGAATGATCGAACTCAAGACGGATCGGCCGGCGTTCCCCGGCAACTTCTACCCGGTCAGTCTTGGGGCGAGAGGAGCCGACACTTATCGGCATAACATCGCCTATGGCTGGAATGGGATGCTGCGGGTGGGAGACGTCATTGATACCGAACCCGGGAATATGGCCGGTCCGACGATTCAAGGAGTCACTCAGCTTATCGCTCAGGACCCGACGGCGCATCTGGTGAGAGTAAACGGGAACTGGGTTGTCAAAAGCACTCAGTACGCCGATAACGAAAGCCCGCGCATCGTCCCCATTCCGCTCATAAGTCCGGTTGAGGCCGGTGCCGGTCGGACATCGTTTCGCATCGTCAACATCGGTTCATTTTTCATCATCGGCACACGGGGGAAATCGGTCATCGGCTATTTCATTCATCGGCGATTGCCGCAAGCGACTGCCGCATCTCCCCCGCAGTACGGTCGAGGAGAACCCAGTGGCGCCAGCGGGCGATTTCTTGGAACGGTTCAATTGACTGACCCAGCCCAATACTGA
- a CDS encoding amidohydrolase, whose amino-acid sequence MWPSSDKTPHSKGEADLVLRGGRVWTGSSLEPWAEAVAIVADRIAAVGPEANIRRMIGPRTCVLDCTGCLVLPGFIDNHVHLMTGGFQLRGLSLSDVGDERELIRRVAEQAARLSPGQWVVGGGWNHERWPEARLPRKEMIDPVTATTPVFLRRVDMHSVLVNSLALQRAAITRETPDPPGGEIVRDPATGEPTGILKDAAVALVERLIPPPSPRDEEEALHAALRELARVGITSVHDITLWEHWEVYRRCHQRGELTVRIYARTPITEWEKQRDWIAREGAGDAWLRLGGVKGFVDGSLGSATALFVEPYSDAPHTCGLLHDQMFPEGIMSERIVAADRAGLQCSIHAIGDKANALILDILEKVVTENGCRDRRFRIEHAQHLRPEDIHRMARLGVIASVQPAHLVDDGCWAEKRIGRLRARTTYAFRSLLEAGVRVTFGSDWTVAPLDPLFGIFAAVTRQTADGKNPEGWIPEEKITVEQAVHAYTLANAFAEFAEAEKGSIEAGKLADLVVLSRDIFALPPEELRTAKVIFTIVGGKIVYSDEASA is encoded by the coding sequence ATGTGGCCATCATCGGACAAGACACCGCACTCCAAAGGCGAAGCCGATCTCGTTCTGCGTGGTGGGAGGGTGTGGACCGGGAGTTCGCTTGAGCCCTGGGCCGAAGCCGTAGCGATCGTCGCCGATCGAATTGCTGCTGTGGGGCCTGAGGCAAACATCCGGAGGATGATCGGTCCTCGCACCTGTGTTCTCGATTGCACAGGCTGTCTGGTGCTTCCCGGCTTCATTGATAACCACGTTCATCTGATGACGGGGGGATTTCAACTGCGGGGTTTGTCTCTGAGCGATGTGGGCGACGAACGGGAATTGATTCGGCGCGTGGCCGAGCAGGCGGCGCGGCTCTCTCCCGGCCAGTGGGTAGTGGGGGGAGGCTGGAATCATGAACGATGGCCCGAGGCCCGCCTTCCACGCAAGGAGATGATTGATCCCGTCACAGCGACGACGCCGGTCTTTCTTCGCCGGGTGGATATGCATTCGGTTCTGGTCAACAGTCTTGCGCTCCAACGCGCCGCGATTACGCGGGAGACGCCCGATCCGCCCGGCGGCGAGATTGTGCGCGACCCGGCCACCGGCGAGCCCACCGGCATTCTCAAAGATGCTGCCGTTGCACTTGTCGAACGTCTTATCCCTCCGCCGTCGCCACGGGATGAAGAGGAAGCCCTGCACGCCGCCCTGCGGGAGCTGGCCCGCGTCGGCATCACCTCCGTCCACGACATTACGTTGTGGGAACACTGGGAGGTCTATCGGCGCTGCCATCAACGTGGCGAACTGACCGTGAGGATTTATGCTCGTACGCCTATCACCGAGTGGGAGAAACAGCGTGATTGGATCGCCCGCGAAGGTGCGGGAGATGCCTGGTTGAGACTGGGGGGAGTGAAGGGATTCGTGGATGGATCGCTCGGATCGGCCACGGCCCTTTTTGTTGAGCCCTATTCGGATGCTCCTCACACCTGCGGCCTGCTGCACGATCAGATGTTTCCCGAAGGGATCATGAGCGAGCGCATCGTTGCGGCGGACCGCGCCGGTCTTCAATGCTCGATTCACGCTATTGGGGACAAAGCCAATGCCCTCATCCTCGACATTCTCGAAAAGGTGGTCACCGAGAATGGCTGCCGCGACCGCCGCTTCCGCATCGAGCACGCGCAGCATCTTCGACCCGAAGACATTCATCGGATGGCTCGACTCGGTGTGATCGCGTCGGTCCAGCCGGCACATCTGGTGGATGACGGCTGCTGGGCCGAAAAGCGCATCGGGCGACTGCGCGCGCGCACGACCTATGCGTTCCGGTCACTCCTAGAGGCCGGTGTGAGGGTCACGTTCGGTTCGGATTGGACGGTCGCCCCGCTCGATCCTCTGTTCGGCATCTTTGCGGCGGTGACCCGGCAAACGGCCGATGGCAAAAATCCCGAGGGCTGGATCCCGGAGGAAAAGATCACCGTCGAGCAAGCGGTCCACGCCTACACCCTGGCGAATGCTTTCGCCGAATTTGCCGAAGCCGAGAAAGGCTCCATCGAAGCGGGGAAACTGGCCGATCTCGTCGTTCTCTCCAGAGATATTTTCGCTCTCCCTCCGGAGGAACTTCGGACGGCGAAGGTCATTTTCACCATTGTCGGGGGAAAGATCGTTTACTCAGATGAGGCGAGCGCTTGA